In a genomic window of Ignavibacteria bacterium:
- a CDS encoding cysteine desulfurase translates to MIYLDNSATTQIDEAVLEAMIPWLRGGFGNASSIYKLGRQSRVAVEDARMEIASFLEAHPAEITFTSGGTESNNSILKSCVGVSALADAVHVGATEHHAVLHPAEVLRGHGTDHRVLPVDSFGRVRLDALDTSNTPRTLVSLMHANNETGVVNDLSAIRAALPDALLHSDAIQSFGKIPLNVGALGVDFLSLSAHKIHGPKGVGAMFIRKGIDFKAHQQGGGQERNRRAGTEPVALIVGFAVAARMAIREVEQRAAHMSSLIAEARRLVTELVPNIRINTPDSGSLPNILNVSFRDADQLDGESILQSMDMGGVAVSNGSACVSGSLQPSHVLLAMGLPSDEAKAAVRLSVSKNNTIDDVKNAVTLLSDIIRGLRV, encoded by the coding sequence ATGATCTACCTGGACAACAGCGCAACAACCCAGATCGACGAAGCCGTGCTCGAGGCGATGATCCCATGGTTGAGAGGGGGCTTTGGCAATGCATCCAGTATCTACAAGCTCGGCCGACAGTCCCGTGTGGCCGTTGAAGATGCACGTATGGAGATCGCATCCTTCCTCGAGGCACACCCTGCAGAGATCACGTTCACGAGCGGTGGAACAGAATCGAACAATTCGATCTTGAAGAGCTGCGTTGGTGTTTCGGCACTTGCCGATGCCGTTCATGTGGGAGCCACAGAACATCATGCTGTACTCCACCCGGCAGAAGTCCTTCGAGGGCACGGTACTGATCACCGGGTTCTGCCCGTCGATTCATTTGGGCGGGTTCGTCTGGATGCACTTGATACATCGAACACGCCCCGTACGCTTGTTAGTCTGATGCATGCGAACAACGAGACGGGTGTTGTTAACGACCTCAGTGCCATACGAGCCGCTCTCCCCGACGCACTGCTCCACAGCGACGCAATACAGTCGTTCGGCAAGATCCCTTTGAATGTGGGAGCACTAGGGGTTGATTTTCTCTCGCTTTCTGCGCACAAGATCCACGGCCCCAAAGGTGTTGGTGCGATGTTCATCCGTAAGGGGATCGATTTCAAAGCCCATCAGCAAGGGGGCGGGCAGGAACGGAACCGACGTGCAGGAACCGAGCCGGTAGCCCTGATCGTAGGGTTTGCTGTTGCAGCCCGCATGGCCATTCGAGAAGTGGAGCAACGGGCTGCCCACATGAGTTCGTTGATCGCAGAAGCTCGAAGGCTGGTCACGGAATTGGTCCCGAACATCCGGATCAATACTCCCGATTCTGGTAGTCTGCCAAATATTCTGAATGTGTCGTTTCGAGATGCTGATCAGCTCGACGGTGAGTCCATCCTCCAGTCCATGGACATGGGTGGGGTGGCAGTCTCCAACGGCAGTGCATGTGTTTCCGGCAGCCTTCAACCGTCTCATGTCTTGTTAGCGATGGGCCTACCCTCGGATGAGGCAAAGGCGGCCGTGCGGCTTTCGGTGTCGAAGAACAACACGATTGACGACGTGAAAAACGCCGTTACACTACTTT